CCCACTAGcatatagtattagttttaaatgaaatgtgagtggaatgagttagtggaaggtgagaccatattaccatttatggtaaaatgaaccaggactcctattcgcggacggaggaagtattagaGTTCACTAGTCACTTTTTGATTGCCTACACATATTCTCTATATGTAAGTACATACAAGTTACTTCCTTTCAGGTTGAGCTGGCACAAAAGTTTTTTAAGGATGGGAGGCCATTTGACTTGGAAGGTAAAGTTAACAGATCTTGTGTATTATTCGACATAATATACCTGGTTCCTCATTGAAGTTTAGATCGAGAGCTGTAAATGGCTATTCAGAGCAACTTTTTGTCCGGACAATCAAATGTCGAGttcataatttcaaaacttaaTCATGAACATATGTGTTTGAACTTCTAACCTGATAACTTTTTTCTTGCAAATTATTCCTGGTATGCATGAAACCGGCTTGATTATGTAACATTGGATGTGAGTCATGTGACTCAAATGGGTCAAAATTGCTAGCTTACAGCATAAGTTTGAGTGGATAGTCATGATCATGTCTGCTTTCTTGCAGGACTCAAAAGCTGCATGAGGAGTGCATATACCTACATTGAAGGAGTTGAAGAATTACTTATTGATCTAAAGAACGATGGATATGAAATGCATACTTCAACAAACTATCCCATTTGGTTTGTTTGAATGAACATGCTTTTGTGAAAGTTCTGAGAGGCATTGTCCTCTAGCTTCTTTTTTCTGAACTTTTCTGTTGCAGGTATGAAATCATTGAAGAAAAGCTAAAACTCTCATCCTACTTGTCTTGGACATTCTGTTCATGCACAATGGGTACCTTTTTCTTCCCTGGCCTTTTTTTGCTTGCTATTCTCATTACTGTGATAGCAAAGTGAAACTGAATTGGGTAGTCATCGTTGCTATATATAACAGGTGTGGACAAACTGTTCATTGCTTGTATTGGACCAATAGGCATAAAATTAGGAAGCTATTCTAGGTTTAACTTTGGAGGATGTCTGGGTTTGCAGAGTGATGTGCATTTAACTATTCTGCAAAAGTAGttgttcaaattatttttccacACAATTTTGAATCCTATGTTTTCATATTGATTCAGAAGTAGTTCCTGCcagaaaaagtagaaaacttGGCTGAAATCTCTGTTTGCATTATCAGTTGCACACAATTCTATTCCCAATTTTCACCATGCAAAAGTGGGAtgatgaaaataaatcaatgcaGGAAAAAGGAAGCCTGATCCTGACTTCTATATGGATATGTTGAAGCACTTAAAGGTCGGGCCAACATCATGTATCTTTATTGATGACAGGTAATATTACTGTTCTAAGAGCAACCGCAGTGCACCGTCTCTTATCCATCCCCTAGATAGACTTTTTACCTCATTCCGTAGCTTAGGTTCCTGAATTTATTGTTAAACTAGGAATTGAAGGACTATGCTTTATTCTGAATAATAGGATTCTTGTAATGTTTTGGCTAACAGGATGAAAAATGTTGAGGCTGCGCTCCATGCTGGCTTCAATGGCATCCACTTCAAAACTGCTGATTCATTGCGAAAGGACCTCTCTGATCTTGGGGTTATTTTGCATACTGAAAACCCAAATTTCAgttgatttttaattctttgttCAAGATATGTAGATTACACCTCCTTTTCGATTTTAAACCATACATGTTCCTCTCCTTCTTTGTATATTTTGCAATAAATGTATTATCTTTCGATTCAATTTAGGTCCTTAAATTTTGGtacaagaaaaacataatCTGTGTCTCAGTTTGACAGGAGCTATTCTTGTAAGTTtgcaccaaactcaaactcatttttgagtATGTCACaccaaatagtaattttactccactcatattttacaccattttttagtatatatctCACAATTTTTGCAATAGCtccatatttggtgttattccgtagaaaaagacaaaaatgggtttgagtttgcaaTATGATTGAAGGAGTTTTCTATACCAAAAATGAgatttggtgtatggttggaaATGGCCTTAGTTGGAAGTAATTCCATGTAAATCGCAGTACATAAAATGAGGTGCAGCACCACATTCGGGgtcaaatatttgttttacATCTCGATATACATTGGTGTAAGAAACAAATGAATATATAGTGTAGTCCAGCAAATTAACCACATGTTGTCATTTTTCACAAAGATGGTGAGAGGAGATCAAGTAGAAGTGAAGAGAGCAGGATTAGCTGTGGCATTGCTGACTTGCACTTCCAGCAATTCCAAGCGCCGCTCCAACGTACCCAGCTTCTCATTCAgttttgataatttgttttttgtaGTAGATTctgtttttcaaaacaaaacaatgacaatgaaataagtaatgagaaaaatgtcaaattatgAGGGAATTCGAGCAGGCATACCAAATTGCACAAGGAAGTCAAACAGGCGTCGAACATTGAGGGAGACGTGAGAAATAAATTCTCGATTCTCCCAGTCAGCTTGGACTGCGATTCCCACATTCACAGCATTCGTTATCCCCCCAGCTCGAGCCATCTTTTAGACTCGACAGTAATACTTTGTTCCCTACTGCTGCCAAAAACACTAACTAGATTGAGAAAAGCAACATGTATTACCAAACTCCACAAGCtccattttgattttgtgcaaGGAAATGGAAATCCTATCATTTTGGTACAGCTTAGGAAATAATATGTGACATGTTAACAACACACAGCCACTAAACCTTTACACATTCAAATCTAAACTCAATAAggcaaagaaagaaaacatcATAGTTCCCATTCCCTTCTCTTCCACTTGAGCAAGTATGAGGTCATATGTGCAAACATAGCCAAAACAGTTGTTTCAGTAATTCAACACGACCAAGAACATATGTATATGTAAACGAAAATATAATCGGACGAAACTCCCGATCTTAATTCACCTCATAAAATGCAGAAAAGATCTCTCCAGAGCCATGAACATCAAGAATTTATCAAGCTATAAGAGAAGCAAGTTTAACATCAATCCACCAATAAACGAAATTTTCTGTACTTGCAAACAGAATCATCAAGTCTAAGTTTAATAAACAGAAAAATGTGATTCTCCTCATTTGACAAAGAAATTCACTAGGATTTTTTATCTCAGCAGTAACAACAATACAAGGTGAAAAAAATGCACAATAAATTTCATCATACAATCAAATTTAGAGCAAGGGATTTATCTGAATAATGATTGCATTGGATAACCAAGATGAATGGATGGAGATTGCAGATCTAAAACATTACACTGTCTCTCCatctttatttgattaaattactCAAAACAAAAGGGGGGAAAACGTTACCTTCCATTAGATTTCAGGAAAACATAGGTTAACCCAAATTTAAAGAAACCCCGGGAAATCAAATGAGAGACCCGAAAACATTAAAAACACTACCAAAAGATGAAGCCTTGCGCAACTTAGCATATTGTAAGATCTGAATCAGCACAAAAAGGTTCAATATCCAAACAATGTAAACTTAGGATTCAGAGATTAGGTTTACCTAAACCCCCGATTAGTGAGCAGCAGAAGAATTCGGAGCTAAAAGGGGGCGAAATCCTTTTCGAGCAAGGTAAAATTTCAGGGAGCAATAGTGGTATAGTGGGATATTTTGCAATTATCAAGCTTGTAGGAACCGAAATGTGTGGGTGGCTTTCGACTTTCGATTTTGACGTAATTTTAAGGAAACTCTCTCTTTATGTAGGGTAGACATGCTCAAACTAAACCGCATTGAATCGGTGGTTAACTGTCGGTTCCTAATCAGTACTGAAACCAATACTATGATTCTGAACCGTCGGTTCAACGGTTTCAACGGTCCGGTTCAAGTTCGtgatattcataaattaaaatcgtTGGTTCGCAAGTTCAAAGTAGGTTTCAGGCTAGGGTGTAGCCTTTTCAAGCGTTTCAGGTGTAGGGTTACAGAAAACCGGTGGTTTTCCATAAGAAACCGACGGTTTTGTCTAGAACTGCTAGTTCGGGCCGGTTCCGGTGACTTTTCATGTGGCAGGTGTAGGCCTAAAAAGTGGTTAGAAACTGGCGGTTTTCTTTGGAACTGTTTCAATTCGAAAACCATCGGTTCTGTCAGAAAACCGACAGaaacttaaaaaattcaattttttttataaatctgatttctcccaaattttctttaataaatacCTTCTTCCTCATTATTTCTGCTCACCCCATTCTTGTGTTAACAAGTACATTTCTCTTCTCAATCTTAATCTCTCTTTTCTCTATCATCATTCTCTCAAATTTGCTCACGTTGTTTACTATTTTACTTGTTGTGCTCATAATTTACTTTAAGTTGTTCTTTACTTATCATTCAATACTCCATATTCTATACTACTTTCACTTTGTTTGGAATATGTTCTTCTCGTGGTGGTGATTGAGGCAAAGGAATTGCCCAAGATCAAAGTAGTCCTCAAAGATCAGGCGACCTAGTCATCGAGAAGTTATGGAAGAGGTTTTCCGAGTTGCGGTTGAACGCATGCAAGTGAgatctaaatattttacaaattattttttgaattcataatttcataagaTTGAGTTCTTGATCATTTTATGCTCGATGTTTAATCCATACCTActacttactccctccgtccccgattaagagtcacacttttccatttcggtccgtccccaattaagagtcacacttcatttttaccataaatagtaagtaggtctcacattccaataactcaatttactcacattttattataaaaccaatataaaaaaatgggtcccacattccactaactttttcaaccaacttttctttacatttcttaaaacccgtgtttggtcaaagtgtgactcataatgggggacggaggaaatatataatattgtagATTGAAGAGTCATGCTACTTACCTAAATGCATGGTGGGAAGGATGGTGGTAATTACACAGGGAGCCAAGAGTACAACATGAATTTATCGTTGGACGACGACAATGATGATAGATCTCTTATTCCGTCGAGCAGCagccaaaatgacaaaatgcctccccctccacctccacctggACGAAAAGGCGGTAAAAAGGCACCAACAAAGTTgagatttgatatttttgttaaacattACAAGAAGGTTCCGATAGTAATTCCATGCCTTGATGATCCGCTCTCTCAAGAAGAGACATCGGAATATCATGCATATTGTAACTATTGCACCAAAGTCTACCAATTTCTAGCTGGCGAGGGATATGACACTCTCTATCGTCATTTGAAGACAAAGCATCCAGTCGTATATGGACATACCTCTACCCAAACCCAACTAAACTTCCCTCTCGGTGGCTCAGATTCGTCTCAATCaagtacatttatttttaaatctgATCTTAAAAATCATACTGAAGCTATAACTAAATGGAAAATATGAGGTTTGTGTTAACACTACTTATAATGTGGATTCAAAAAGAATAAGTAGATCCATTATTTAACGATCTACTGTTCGACAAgttatggagaaaaaaaattgaattagcACGTTATTTAGTCAACTTGGGACACAAAGTGAACATTTGCTCTGATGTATGGACTGATTATTTCAATAGACAATCATAATTGGGCATTACAGTTAATTTTGTGGACAATAGTTGAAGTTTGAATAAGCGTTTATTTGGTTTTAGAGAATTTCCTACACATTGCTTCAGTTTTCAATGAACTTCAGTTATTCAAGTTTTCAATGAGCGtttaattattcaagttttCAATGAACTTCAGTTATGCAATAAGATATTTCTGTTGGTTTTAATAATGCAATTACTAACACTGCAAGTATTAGCGACTTGATTGCGGCTTGTTCTCCAGTTATTGATGGtaagtattttctttatcaaagatacatatgtcatattttgaatatgtGTACAAGATGTGGCTTCAATTATGACAAAAGCATGTTCAAACTATTAGAACTGCTGTTAGATTGATCCATTAAAAGTCTCCTATTGGCAAATcttggaaaaaatattgccatcaaaagaaaataagatcCATTAAATTTAGTATGGATGTGTCTCACATATGGAACTCCACATATAATTGTCTAAATTCTGCTTTGAcatcaaacaaattatttttgtgatattttaggACTCATCCCGTTCCTGATTTATTTCTATTGCATAGTTGTTGGGACCAAAGCATgagtttatttaaattgttcaaaaatttcaaaaatgcGACCGTTAAAATTATCAGGTGTTTATTATCGCACATCTGTTCGTGTTTTAGAGCATTGCATGTATATATCACTTGGTTTTAAGACATGCATGAAAAATGCTAGATCATCTCCTGAATTGATGTTTGTTTTATACTATATGATTGATAAATGGCTTAAGCATTTCAGTGAGATTCCCACAGTgtttttgataatttgattGCAAAGGTCTTTGATCCGAAGTGGAAATTAGCTGGTACCTCAaagattttagatttttactATAACAACTTGAGTACTATTGATCTTGGTCCACTTCGAGAATTGCAATCGGGAACCAATGACGAATATGAAGTAAACCTATCTGAGACATTTCAAATAAAGCTCCCGAGTTAGTCAATAGTCCAACATACCTCGAGTTTAACTTGTGTGCTCTTTATGCCGAATATGAAGCCAAGTATAACACTACCCACCAAGTATGCTCTAGACCTCTCCCtcaacaacaaaattttggCTTTGCATTTCAAATGGATTATGATGACCCCGACGCGCAATCCCAATTAGCTGACCTATACAGCTACAAAACCAACGGAATGTTGAGCTCAGCAAGTTCGGTAAGTGGGTTAAACTTATATTTTGAATCATGCTTTTCCTTTAATGATGAAGGTCCTACTCCTGCCCAAATCGATGACCTCGATTGGTGGGACACACAAAGATTTTTCCTTACTTGCGTCAATGACCACGAAGAGTTTTTCGGTTCCTCACTGTCGAGTCCGCTTTCAGTGTTGGAGCATGTGTCTTAGacgaaagaaaaagtaatctCTCAGCGAGAAATATGGAAGCTGTGATGTTACTTGATGATTGGGCCAAAGCTGACATTCGAGAACAAGAACCAAATTGGGACACTCATGCagaggaagaagacgaagTATACACCGAGGATAGAACATAGGACAACCGCCAACCGTCGGCCAAGCCAAATAGGTAAGTCAGGTAAGAGAACTATGTGAATCAATGCAATTGGATATTGAGAATACGTAGGCACCTCAACTTGAAGCTAGGGCTTGTTAAAACTAGTATGAGAAGGTTAGTATTTTAACGAAgattaatcattttatatatttttttaaacgtCCCAAACTAAAGTAATTCATTTgctcttaaattttttttttgttacagtgtcttttattttcatttgctcttaaatttttttttttgttacagtgtcttttatttttttatgttgtctACACTCACTgtctattatttaaaaaatcattttgaaGATTGTAGACGATTTATAGGaccatttactttatttcatttttatattggattCCATATTCAATCAACCTTTTATATTCATAATCTAATTttactcaacttagttgaCACTAAATACTTTATAACTCGTGTCTAGTCGAAATGGATCTTTAAATAGTGGattgatggagtattttatcttgaaatttgatgtcattaatattagaaatgagtcaaTCACCGATTAAAATGTCTTATAAAAGTTCTTAAGAATTATGCATACCTAACTAGataaactagtactccctctgatACAGCCTgcagaagatgatgaagatgatgaattcGAATTCATAGATGGATTTGGTTGGCGATGTGTTGTGATGGGTTATGGAGGTGGATTCTTAGTTGGGATTGGAATTGGTTACATGATTATAAGAAGCGGAAGACCAAGATGGTTAGTGGAATTCTTTTTCGGGGTTGGTTATACATATAAGACGAAGAAGAGACGCAACAGAGTTACACCAACACGAACACGCAGGGGAACTTAATGAATTGTAtgctatttttgtttaatttggaaCTTTTGCTTGAGTTGTTTCaagttttctttcttatttttttcccttttttttcagAGTtacctaattgctaactacaattaaataatagccttagatattcaaatcaagGGTCTAGATCATCAGCcctgaaatgtcaatacgataaaaaaaacgtcgggtattaaggtcaatttacaacaaattaattgtaactaacttttgaaaaatatttcataactttaaaatgcatataactttctcgatttaaattattttttcgcacaacatatatcaaattaaagataatttcataaggattctaacaaGATCGGAAcgtaaaaatttaaaacaaaattcaaaatttttaaaaattttcgtACCGcacaaatgtcaacatagtatataaaatatgtaaatataatacatgtagaatgtcaatataagaaatgtgttaacattctcaaagcattgtgttgacattctcaaaacattgtattgatattttcgaaacactatattgacattttcatacaaaatcctaattttgtagtttttttttcaatttaattaataaaaacgaaaattatacgtggcaaattgtagagcacaagttttctaaaatcatatggTCTAAAATTccataactttttaaaatcaatCTGACATGCatgaaaattgataattacAATTTTGAAGTATCAAAATGTATAAACGCACATGATCTAAAAACAGATGAAATGTTAATTCAAAAATGggaatctttaaaaaaaaaacgtgtttgtataaatatgcatacaacaaaaaaagggaattttcaataaaataatcgaactattaacatttttgtaaaaaaatatcatcactTCTCTAAATATGCAATTAGAGCATACTAAGCAATAATTAGActattattgttgttattataactaatactactaaagCACTTCCCTCTCTATTGCttcaaccaaaataaatttcaccAACCATCTTGGCCTTCCATAGCAAATAACTACATATAGCCCATATACACTCCAACATCCATACCTCAACTGTTGGAAGTGTGGCTGAATCAAAATAAGCCTTTTAATCGTAAACGGGGAGAGTAGTTTCAAAGTAAACGCCATTAAAGATTATagttggaataaaataatgactCCACAAAGACTAGGAATGATCAATGGAAGACTTGAAGTCAAGTGAGCAACTCTATAAATCTAAAATTCTGCACTAACACAATATTATTCCTCTTCAATGGCTCTCTCGTTGCTTTTGCTATTACTTTTCACCGTTCTACTTTCACCAACATTTGCTCAAACAAAACATTGCatagagaatgagaaaacTTTGTTGCTTGAGTTGAAGAACCAATTGGTATTCGATTCATCTTATTCAGAAATACTGGTGCACTGGAATCAAAAGGATGATTGTTGCTCTTGGGAGGGTGTGGAGTGTGACGACGCAGGCCATGTTATCCGTCTGGGAATCAACAATGAGGGTATCTTAGGTGGACTAAACGAGTCGTCGAGTCTTTTCAGGCTCAACTACTTGGAAGAGCTGAACTTGGCACACAATTTAATCTCAGGTTCCTTACCACACAACATTACAAATCTTAAAAGATTGTCTTCTTTGGACCTGTCTGGTTGCAGTTTCAGTGGCGCGATTCCTTCCATGCTCGGAAATCTGACTCAACTTGTTGATCTGAAGATGGCATACAACAACTTCGGCGGCTCAATTCCTTCCGGCCTCTTTGAAGGTTTTTCAAAGTTGAGTATATTGATTTAAGTATCAATTCACTAAGTGGTAGCATACCCGTATCTATGTTTAATGTACCTTCACTAAGGGAGATTTACTCCTACCTCAACCAACTTAGCTGTAAAAGTGGATGAATTTGCTGTTGTAAATATATCTCAGCTTTATTGGTTAGATTTCAGCTATAATAGACTGGAGAGCCCTATTCCTAACTCTTTTCATCAACCTTCCAAGTCTCAATTATCTTGATCTTTCTTACAACTTGTTCAATGATACTTTTCAACTAGACGAGTTTCTAAGCCTTCTCAACCTTGAAAGTCTACATCTTTCCAACAACAGCTTGTCACTTTCGAGTTCATACAGTTTCCTGTAAACCAATCCTCCTTAGAGTTGCTTTCTTTGACATTTCGGATAACATGATTGCGGGGAAATTCCTAATTGATCTGGAAAATCGGAAATGGGTCACTACATTGTTTGGACCTTCTTGTAATATGCTGGTTGGTCTCCAAAGCCCTATCGCATCCCCACTTCTCTCCGGTATCTGGACTTGCACTCAAAACCAGCTTCCATGAGTTTCCTACCTTGAAGGTCTAGGTCTTTCCAACAACTTGTCACTTTCAAGTTCATGACAGTTTCCCGTAAACCAATACTCCAGTTTAGAGTTCTCTGACTTTTCGGATACATGATTGCTGGGAAATTCTTAACTGATCTGGGAATCGCGAAATACTTTAATCAACATGACTTTTGATTAAGAAGTCGGTTAATTATGTAGTTATAAATGGATTGTCACCTTATTTCGTGAATAGACGGTTTGAGTCCATAGCAAGTATGCATGCAAATGGATAGACACAAGTATATTCTGCGTGCTCTCGGCAAGACGTACTTATAcacatatattttatagtatttatacATTAAAGTTCTTGATTCTTTATCCACGTTAACGCAAAGGCCAGCTTCAAAAGCGATAACATCACTAAGGAGATCCAAATAAAGATATGACGAATATCGCTAGTGGACTTTAACCCTATATCAAATACAAAAAGCATGGATGGGAGGTTGGTAATTTTATCCCCactttatagtataaatgttgtggttgaattaattcaaatctagaattagatttcattatcAAATCATTACGCTGAGATATGGCTTACATTTGTTGCTAGCCTATTCTGCGATTCATTTTGTTTCCTATCAAGACATTGAAAAATCGATTCAACCTGTAAATAGATGAATGATTAGTTTTTTTCTCATATGTAATTCTCTCtgcttaaaataaaaagcaaGATTATAGTTTTTCTCGTGATTCTCTGCTAATTTATTGTTTCTGTTAGAATTATATTATACCTAATATGTtctaaacataaaattacaCATGAGAAAAACTATAATGTTGCTCTTTCTACTTCATTCAcgattcatttattttgtgcTTGATATGCTTTTTCAATGTCTGATGGTAACATAATGACATATTGAAGCATTAGGCACTGAATCCTTCAAATGTTCTTCATAGTTGGTCAGTTTGTCGAGGCGGTCAAAGACAAATGTGAGCTAGAATTAGATTGGCTCATTATGTCTCACTTTTCCCATGTGAAAAGTACTACAAtgaattatcaattaatttcttatatctGAGATTCTAGATAGTGACATGTATGATATACAACAATATATGCATTATGGTTTGATGGTAGTTGTCATGGAAGTGTGCAACTGTTGGAGGTGAAACTCTTTGTTACGGAAAAacgaaatatataaaaggaaattttgaaattgtcGGGGGTTCCATGGGCCCCAAGACCATATGTAGGTCTGCTACTGTTCCCCAACTCGCCTCTATATTGAAATTGTCGCTCTTTCATTCTAAATCTACATATCaatgtttttttcttatcatttagttatttactatttagtagtagtacactTAAAGTTTCTAACTaatgtttgattaaatataaaaaattattagtcgCAATAAAGAGTACGATTTAGCTTCTAACTaatgtttgattaaatataaaaaattagtagtcGCAATAAAGCGTTATGCTTGGATATactctttattaattatgatttctaATTCTAATCATGCTCATATTTGGTGAAATAGCAtgcattttcttattttagtttaaatatttaaaatattttctaaatattgtataaatatttaagaacttcaatttctaatagtaaaaaatttataataacacTAAAGTAATCTATTTTTTCTGTACAATAAAGTTGCttcatagaaaaaaaaaaattgaaataacaaaagaaaaagatagattgaaatttcaaattgttgGTTTTGTGGAATTAAGGAGATAACCTGGACGACATAACTAAAGAAGTGAATACAGAAATGAActgaaacaaaattacaaacgGAAATCGAACTATAAACCGTAGAATGAAATAGCCGAGGCCGAGGAGGCCTCTTCCGCAAGACGAAATACGCCACGTAGTGTTTCTTTCTACGATGCTTTCATCcttaaaagataaaacggTCAAGGTCAGAAGAAGACCGCTTATCAACAGAGTCTGCGACTtgatggaggagagggcagagTTTTGAGCGTAAAAACAATGCACAGGGATGAGAGAAAGGTACGGTGCAGAGTGTGGATTCTAGTTTCGTGTCTGGGAATGCTAGAATCGACAAGCCTATTTATAGTCACCCACTATTGTGGGTCAACATAGCCTTGATGGCTATCATCAACGCTAGACCTGAATCTGCCGCTCTGCGACGAGGCGTTATTAAAGCCGAGAGGCTGAATCTAGAAGCTCTAGATTCGATCATGACGTTGGACGATTTACGTCGGCTTACCGCGgccataattaattatgccATCCCACTTGCGTCACGACGTGAAACGGTGGTGGTTCAAAAGTTAACTAGACCCACTAGCCTGGGCCAAGCCCAAGCCTagcccaaagaccaattgccaagatccaagtccgaagtccaagtccaaggaCAAGGCAAAGGCAAAGCACTGTCGGCTCGCGGCGGGCGGGCTGCGCGTGGCACATGGTGCTCTACCGCCCATCTACCCATCATAATTATTTGGTAATATCCTTCTGtcaaatactagtttaataagttgtaacttccaatgtgggataattaactctcttaattattccctaagcttctctcatagctcattaagtttgcaattttgcacaaccttaatccattatttctcactcaccgagaatcagat
The genomic region above belongs to Salvia hispanica cultivar TCC Black 2014 chromosome 3, UniMelb_Shisp_WGS_1.0, whole genome shotgun sequence and contains:
- the LOC125213686 gene encoding flavin mononucleotide hydrolase 1, chloroplatic translates to MAAQRLVWRLSSFPVAKVEQRPPFTGRGRIKMSAANSHSTRKLPILLFDIMDTIVRDPFYHHIPAFFGMSMDELLECKHPTAWVEFEKGLINEVELAQKFFKDGRPFDLEGLKSCMRSAYTYIEGVEELLIDLKNDGYEMHTSTNYPIWYEIIEEKLKLSSYLSWTFCSCTMGKRKPDPDFYMDMLKHLKVGPTSCIFIDDRMKNVEAALHAGFNGIHFKTADSLRKDLSDLGVILHTENPNFS
- the LOC125211797 gene encoding protein BRICK 1; this encodes MARAGGITNAVNVGIAVQADWENREFISHVSLNVRRLFDFLVQFESTTKNKLSKLNEKLGTLERRLELLEVQVSNATANPALFTST